One window from the genome of Amycolatopsis sp. NBC_01480 encodes:
- a CDS encoding nitroreductase family protein produces MPRTHSHPFVPYSPQRLSDGEGLRRGRELHEHLDARRSVRWFSPEPVPLAAIQTAVRVANTAPSGAHHQPWTFAATRDPALKRQVRAGAEEEERRFYRERSAPQWHHALAPLETNEDKEFLEVAPWLVVAFAQKSTPRPDGGLRKNYYVSESVGIACGLFITALHTMGLATLTHTPSPMAFLTGLFGRPATERPFILFPVGHPADDCEVPDLRRKPLSEALVVVGEA; encoded by the coding sequence GTGCCCAGAACCCACAGCCACCCCTTCGTCCCCTACTCGCCGCAACGCCTTTCGGACGGCGAAGGGCTGCGGCGCGGCCGGGAGCTGCACGAGCACCTCGACGCCCGCCGTTCGGTGCGGTGGTTCTCCCCCGAGCCCGTGCCGCTGGCCGCGATCCAGACCGCCGTGCGCGTCGCCAACACGGCGCCGAGCGGGGCCCACCACCAGCCGTGGACCTTCGCCGCCACAAGGGATCCCGCGCTCAAGCGCCAGGTTCGGGCAGGCGCCGAGGAAGAGGAGCGCCGGTTCTACCGCGAGCGCTCCGCCCCGCAGTGGCACCACGCGCTCGCCCCGCTGGAAACCAATGAGGACAAGGAATTCCTGGAAGTCGCACCGTGGCTGGTGGTGGCCTTCGCGCAGAAGAGCACCCCGCGGCCGGACGGCGGGCTGCGCAAGAACTACTACGTCTCCGAGAGCGTCGGCATCGCCTGCGGCCTGTTCATCACGGCCCTGCACACGATGGGCCTGGCCACGCTCACCCACACGCCCAGCCCGATGGCGTTCCTGACCGGGCTGTTCGGCCGCCCGGCCACCGAGCGGCCGTTCATCCTGTTCCCGGTCGGCCACCCCGCCGACGACTGCGAAGTGCCGGACCTGCGGCGCAAACCGCTGTCCGAAGCGCTGGTCGTCGTCGGCGAGGCGTGA
- a CDS encoding threonine synthase yields MTFSFLSHLECSRTGERYEADEVAGTSAAGAPLLARYDLERVRETVTPAEIAAREPNLWRYHEVLPVRRPEHVVTLGEGMTPLLPTPAYGKQAGVPRLLMKDEGLVPTGSFKARGAAVGVSRALELGVRGVAMPTNGNAGAAWALYAARAGMRSLIAMPDDAPAITMKECLASGAELYRVDGLIGDAGKLVHAAVAERGGYQEVSTLKEPYRLEGKKTMGYEIAEQLGWRMPDVLLYPTGGGVGLIGIHKALLELKELGWLSGDLPRLVAVQATGCAPIVEAFARGARESEPFPDAKTVAFGITVPKALGDFLVLDAIYATGGTAVAVTDEDLLAAQRRLAGLEGAFICPEGAACFAAVDQLRESGWLDGGEEVVVLNTGAGIKYPETIDVDVPLLAKDGAIPPA; encoded by the coding sequence ATGACGTTCTCGTTCCTCAGTCATCTGGAGTGCTCGCGGACCGGGGAGCGCTACGAAGCCGACGAGGTGGCCGGGACGTCCGCGGCCGGCGCGCCACTGCTGGCGCGGTACGACCTGGAGCGGGTGCGCGAGACCGTGACGCCGGCCGAGATCGCGGCGCGCGAGCCGAATCTGTGGCGCTACCACGAAGTCCTGCCGGTGCGCCGCCCCGAGCACGTGGTGACGCTCGGGGAGGGCATGACGCCGCTGCTGCCGACGCCCGCGTACGGCAAGCAGGCCGGCGTGCCCCGGCTGCTGATGAAGGACGAGGGGCTGGTCCCGACCGGCTCGTTCAAGGCCCGTGGCGCCGCGGTCGGCGTCTCGCGGGCGCTGGAGCTGGGCGTGCGCGGCGTCGCGATGCCGACGAACGGCAACGCGGGCGCGGCCTGGGCGCTCTACGCCGCGCGGGCCGGGATGCGGAGCCTGATCGCGATGCCCGACGACGCGCCCGCGATCACCATGAAGGAGTGCCTGGCCAGCGGCGCCGAGCTGTACCGAGTGGACGGTCTGATCGGCGACGCCGGCAAGCTCGTCCACGCCGCGGTCGCCGAGCGCGGCGGCTACCAGGAAGTCTCCACGCTCAAGGAGCCGTACCGGCTCGAGGGCAAGAAGACGATGGGCTACGAGATCGCCGAACAGCTCGGCTGGCGGATGCCGGACGTGCTGCTGTACCCGACCGGCGGCGGCGTCGGCCTGATCGGGATCCACAAAGCGTTGCTGGAGCTCAAGGAACTGGGCTGGCTCTCCGGTGATCTGCCGCGCCTGGTCGCCGTGCAGGCCACGGGCTGCGCGCCGATCGTCGAGGCTTTTGCCCGTGGCGCCAGGGAAAGCGAGCCGTTCCCGGACGCCAAGACGGTCGCCTTCGGCATCACCGTGCCCAAGGCGCTCGGCGATTTCCTGGTCCTGGACGCGATCTACGCGACCGGCGGCACTGCCGTCGCCGTCACCGACGAGGATCTGCTGGCCGCGCAGCGACGGCTCGCCGGGCTGGAGGGCGCGTTCATCTGCCCCGAGGGCGCGGCCTGTTTCGCGGCCGTCGACCAGCTTCGCGAGTCCGGCTGGCTGGACGGCGGCGAGGAGGTCGTGGTGCTCAACACCGGGGCCGGGATCAAGTACCCCGAGACGATCGACGTCGACGTGCCGCTGCTGGCCAAGGACGGCGCCATCCCGCCGGCCTGA
- a CDS encoding ferredoxin yields MKVTVDEDRCCGAGTCVLLVPEVFDQREDDGVVVLLEAAPAEGFHAAVREAANVCPAAAITVAETA; encoded by the coding sequence ATGAAGGTCACTGTCGACGAAGACCGGTGCTGCGGCGCGGGCACCTGTGTGCTGCTCGTCCCGGAGGTGTTCGACCAGCGGGAGGACGACGGCGTCGTGGTGCTGCTCGAAGCGGCGCCGGCCGAGGGGTTCCACGCCGCGGTCCGCGAGGCCGCGAACGTCTGCCCGGCGGCGGCGATCACCGTCGCCGAAACCGCGTGA
- a CDS encoding LysR family transcriptional regulator: MSLPPVSLRQLEYLVAIAETGGMTAAAARCHVSQSAVSLAVAELERVLDAGLVIRGPRRGTALTPAGRQVVAEARAVLGAVTELTAGARRLGREPAGRLRIGCYAPIAALHLPAAIAAFRAEQPGVAVEFVEGTLAELQAQLLDGTCELAFLYRQDLVPGIEMAVLHDRPPAVLLPAGHRLGRRKSVALRDLADEPLILLDVPPSTRYFRSVFDAAGVEMRVAHRAGSFELARAMVARGLGYSLAVQRPPVDVSVEGLPLHVLPIRDRVPTTPVVLGWAAGARLTRRAEAFLDCCRTLFGSGVSSTPPPEPGPRRPVKASGAARRK, from the coding sequence ATGAGTCTTCCCCCGGTTTCGCTCCGCCAGCTCGAATACCTGGTCGCCATCGCGGAGACCGGCGGGATGACCGCGGCGGCGGCGCGCTGCCACGTCTCGCAGTCCGCCGTCTCGCTGGCGGTCGCGGAGCTGGAACGGGTGCTGGACGCCGGGCTGGTCATCCGCGGCCCGCGTCGCGGCACCGCGCTGACGCCCGCGGGACGGCAGGTCGTCGCCGAGGCGCGGGCGGTGCTCGGCGCCGTCACCGAGCTGACCGCGGGGGCCCGGCGCCTCGGCCGCGAGCCGGCGGGGCGGCTGCGCATCGGCTGTTACGCGCCGATCGCGGCCCTGCACCTGCCCGCCGCGATCGCCGCCTTCCGCGCCGAACAGCCCGGGGTGGCGGTGGAGTTCGTCGAGGGGACCTTGGCGGAACTGCAAGCACAACTGCTCGACGGCACGTGCGAGCTGGCCTTCCTGTACCGGCAGGATTTGGTGCCAGGGATCGAAATGGCCGTGCTGCACGACCGGCCGCCGGCCGTCCTGCTGCCCGCCGGGCACCGGCTCGGCCGGCGGAAGTCCGTGGCACTGCGCGATCTCGCGGACGAGCCGCTGATCCTGCTCGACGTGCCGCCCAGCACCCGGTACTTCCGCTCGGTGTTCGACGCGGCCGGGGTCGAGATGCGGGTGGCGCACCGCGCGGGCAGCTTCGAGCTGGCCCGCGCGATGGTCGCGCGCGGGCTGGGTTATTCGCTCGCCGTGCAGCGCCCGCCGGTCGACGTCTCGGTGGAGGGCCTGCCCCTGCACGTCCTCCCGATCCGCGACCGTGTGCCGACCACGCCCGTGGTGCTGGGCTGGGCCGCGGGCGCCCGCCTGACCCGGCGCGCGGAGGCGTTCCTGGACTGCTGCCGCACCCTGTTCGGCAGCGGGGTCAGTTCAACGCCACCGCCGGAACCTGGGCCGCGGCGGCCGGTGAAGGCGTCCGGCGCGGCACGAAGGAAATGA
- a CDS encoding GntR family transcriptional regulator — MDAPEAGSLVRAAYAAVREAVLTRELRPGERVTVRPLSERLGISPTPVKAALAILEREGFLVSRPHSGYFVAELTVADLRDLYELRSAVDTLAARDLARSRPPELLARLGELLDGQRIALEDGDIGRYAELDREFHALIWQASPNRRLLAIADLLGAQLQLGQNVTVSVPGRPEASLGEHREILDALRSGDTAAAEQATRRHLAQVIRALETALPQ, encoded by the coding sequence ATGGACGCTCCCGAAGCGGGCAGCCTGGTCCGCGCGGCGTACGCGGCGGTTCGAGAAGCAGTGCTGACGCGCGAGCTGAGGCCCGGCGAACGCGTCACCGTGCGGCCGCTGAGCGAGCGGCTCGGCATCTCGCCGACGCCGGTGAAGGCCGCGCTGGCGATCCTGGAACGCGAGGGTTTCCTGGTTTCCCGGCCGCATTCGGGCTACTTCGTCGCCGAGCTGACCGTCGCGGACCTGCGTGACCTCTACGAGCTGCGCTCCGCCGTGGACACCCTCGCCGCCCGCGACCTCGCCCGCAGCCGGCCGCCGGAGCTGCTGGCCCGGCTCGGCGAGCTGCTCGACGGCCAGCGGATCGCGCTGGAAGACGGCGACATCGGCCGTTACGCCGAGCTGGACCGCGAGTTCCACGCGCTGATCTGGCAGGCCTCGCCGAACCGTCGTCTCCTGGCGATCGCCGACCTGCTCGGCGCGCAGTTGCAGCTCGGGCAGAACGTGACCGTCTCCGTGCCCGGCCGTCCGGAGGCCAGCCTCGGCGAGCATCGGGAGATCCTCGACGCCCTGCGTTCCGGTGACACCGCGGCCGCCGAGCAGGCCACCCGGCGGCACCTGGCGCAGGTGATCCGGGCGCTGGAAACCGCACTGCCGCAGTGA
- a CDS encoding MBL fold metallo-hydrolase codes for MKLTKHTHATVVLTKDGTTLVLDPGTYTPESAALVGATTAVLVTHDHPDHFDAAVLQAALDAQPSLRVWAPQNVVEMLDSHDGRVVAVAAGDRFEAAGFTVAVFGERHAAVHADLPPMGNVAYLIDGNVYHPGDSYFVPDAAVETLLVPAAGPWTKVGEGVDFVRAARPSRSIRIHDLTLSEIDAASFAQFTGELTGVPLTVLGIGESVMV; via the coding sequence GTGAAACTCACGAAACACACTCATGCCACCGTCGTCCTCACCAAGGACGGCACCACCCTCGTGCTCGACCCGGGGACGTACACGCCCGAATCCGCGGCACTCGTCGGCGCCACCACGGCCGTGCTCGTCACGCACGACCACCCCGACCACTTCGACGCCGCCGTGCTGCAGGCCGCGCTCGACGCTCAGCCGTCACTGCGCGTGTGGGCACCGCAGAACGTGGTGGAAATGCTCGACTCGCACGACGGCCGGGTCGTGGCAGTCGCCGCGGGCGACCGTTTCGAGGCCGCGGGATTCACCGTGGCCGTCTTCGGGGAGCGCCACGCGGCCGTCCACGCCGACCTCCCGCCCATGGGCAACGTCGCGTACCTGATCGACGGCAACGTCTACCATCCCGGCGACTCCTACTTCGTGCCCGACGCGGCGGTCGAAACGCTGCTCGTGCCGGCGGCCGGACCGTGGACCAAGGTCGGCGAGGGCGTCGACTTCGTGCGGGCCGCCCGGCCGTCGCGCTCCATCCGGATCCACGACCTCACACTGAGCGAGATCGACGCCGCCTCGTTCGCCCAGTTCACCGGCGAGCTGACCGGCGTGCCGCTGACGGTGCTCGGGATCGGAGAGAGCGTCATGGTCTGA
- a CDS encoding cytochrome P450, whose amino-acid sequence MTSTVDTSPAEVPDFPMERAAGRPFDPPPAARAKQEESALTRVRLWDGSTPWLVTRYAEQRALLSDSRVSADIATPGYPSPAPLPKDGGSRISFILMDDPEHNRLRRMVTAPFSMRRVAAMRPAIQQIVDDRIDELLAGPRPVDLVEAFALPVPSLVICELLGVPYSDHDFFQENSKVIVRRAASHEERMAGHAALSGYLERLVGEKEANPADDLLSGLAVRVTAGELTRAEAAQMGVLLLIAGHETTANMIALGTLALLEHPDQLALLRSSDDPKLVASATEELLRYLNITHNGRRRAVVEDIEVGGEVVRAGEGLILANDIANRDTSVFEDPDRLDITRDAHRHVAFGFGVHQCLGQQLARLELQIVYSTLYRRIPTLALAGDLADIPFKHDGSVYGVYELPVTW is encoded by the coding sequence ATGACCAGCACGGTCGACACGAGCCCGGCCGAGGTGCCGGACTTCCCGATGGAGCGGGCGGCGGGCCGTCCGTTCGACCCGCCGCCTGCCGCGCGGGCCAAGCAGGAGGAGTCCGCGCTCACGCGGGTCCGGCTCTGGGACGGCAGCACCCCGTGGCTGGTGACCCGGTACGCCGAGCAGCGGGCGCTGCTGTCCGACTCGCGGGTGAGCGCCGATATCGCCACGCCCGGCTACCCGAGCCCGGCGCCGCTGCCCAAGGACGGCGGCTCCCGGATCAGCTTCATCCTGATGGACGACCCGGAGCACAATCGCCTGCGCCGCATGGTGACCGCGCCGTTTTCGATGCGGCGGGTCGCGGCGATGCGCCCGGCCATCCAGCAGATCGTCGACGACCGGATCGACGAGCTGCTGGCCGGTCCCCGGCCGGTGGACCTGGTCGAGGCGTTCGCGCTGCCGGTGCCCTCGCTGGTGATCTGCGAGCTGCTCGGGGTGCCCTACAGCGACCACGATTTCTTCCAGGAGAACAGCAAGGTGATCGTCCGGCGCGCCGCCAGCCACGAAGAGCGGATGGCGGGCCACGCGGCGCTTTCCGGCTATCTGGAACGGCTGGTGGGTGAGAAGGAGGCAAACCCGGCTGACGATCTGCTGTCCGGGCTGGCCGTCCGGGTGACCGCGGGGGAGCTGACCCGCGCCGAGGCGGCACAGATGGGCGTGCTGCTGCTCATCGCGGGCCACGAGACCACCGCGAACATGATCGCGCTCGGCACGCTCGCGCTGCTGGAGCACCCGGACCAGCTGGCGCTGCTGCGCTCGTCCGACGATCCGAAGCTGGTCGCCTCGGCCACCGAGGAACTGTTGCGGTACCTGAACATCACGCACAACGGCCGGCGCCGCGCGGTGGTCGAGGACATCGAGGTCGGCGGCGAGGTCGTCCGTGCCGGCGAGGGCCTGATCCTGGCCAACGACATCGCCAACCGCGACACGAGCGTCTTCGAAGACCCGGACCGCCTCGACATCACCCGCGACGCCCACCGCCATGTGGCCTTCGGCTTCGGCGTGCACCAATGCCTCGGCCAGCAACTCGCGCGGCTGGAGCTGCAGATCGTGTACAGCACGCTCTACCGCCGCATCCCGACGCTGGCGTTGGCGGGGGATCTCGCGGATATCCCGTTCAAGCACGACGGGTCGGTGTATGGGGTGTATGAGCTTCCGGTGACTTGGTGA
- a CDS encoding TetR/AcrR family transcriptional regulator yields MTVRLKVAERSGPTRELILETAERLFAEHGMYAVSNRQISEAAGQGNNAAVGYHFGTKADLVRAIAHKHSGPIERRRARMADALDGSAPVRDWLACLVRPVTDHLDALPAPTWFARFGAQVMTDPALRVIMVEESLGAPAMHRVLRGLKGCLPELPPQVWAERAGMTRQLMVHMWAERERALAEGAPTVRGSWPDAGTGLINALAGLWLAPSTPARGGVETEGEKQR; encoded by the coding sequence GTGACCGTGCGCCTGAAAGTCGCGGAGCGCTCCGGGCCGACGCGTGAGCTGATTCTGGAGACGGCCGAGCGGCTGTTCGCCGAGCACGGCATGTACGCGGTTTCGAACCGGCAGATCAGCGAGGCCGCCGGGCAGGGCAACAACGCCGCGGTCGGCTACCACTTCGGCACCAAGGCCGACCTGGTGCGCGCGATCGCGCACAAGCACAGCGGGCCGATCGAACGGCGGCGCGCCCGGATGGCCGACGCGCTGGACGGCTCGGCCCCGGTGCGCGACTGGCTGGCCTGCCTGGTGCGCCCGGTCACCGATCACCTGGACGCGCTGCCGGCGCCGACCTGGTTCGCGCGGTTCGGCGCGCAGGTGATGACCGACCCGGCGTTGCGGGTGATCATGGTCGAGGAAAGCCTTGGCGCGCCGGCGATGCACCGGGTCCTGCGCGGGCTCAAGGGATGCCTGCCCGAGCTGCCGCCGCAGGTGTGGGCCGAGCGCGCCGGCATGACCCGTCAGCTGATGGTGCACATGTGGGCCGAGCGGGAGCGCGCGCTCGCCGAGGGCGCCCCGACCGTGCGCGGCAGCTGGCCCGACGCCGGCACCGGACTGATCAACGCGCTGGCCGGCTTGTGGCTGGCCCCGTCGACACCCGCCCGTGGTGGTGTGGAAACCGAAGGAGAGAAACAACGATGA
- a CDS encoding MarR family winged helix-turn-helix transcriptional regulator — protein MARPEDRQTWDAFNRVLVWLPVALDDQLHRDAGLSLFEYGVLWALSEAPERTLRMGELAKVANASLSKLSRAISRLERHGWVRRTPDPADGRYTLAILSDAGADKVAEATPGHVDAVNRVFFDRLTQAQIRQLGQISDRILGAVRTESDRLPGS, from the coding sequence ATGGCCCGGCCGGAAGACCGTCAGACGTGGGACGCGTTCAACCGCGTCCTGGTCTGGCTGCCCGTGGCCCTCGACGACCAGCTGCACCGCGACGCCGGGTTGTCGCTGTTCGAGTACGGCGTCCTGTGGGCGCTGTCCGAAGCACCCGAGCGCACCCTGCGGATGGGCGAGCTGGCGAAGGTGGCCAATGCCTCACTGTCCAAACTGTCCCGGGCGATCAGCCGCCTGGAACGCCACGGCTGGGTGCGGCGCACCCCGGACCCCGCCGACGGGCGCTACACCCTGGCCATCCTCAGCGACGCCGGCGCGGACAAGGTGGCCGAGGCGACCCCCGGTCACGTCGACGCCGTCAACCGGGTCTTCTTCGACCGGCTCACCCAGGCCCAGATCCGGCAGCTGGGCCAGATCAGCGACCGCATCCTCGGCGCCGTCCGGACCGAAAGCGACCGCCTGCCCGGATCGTGA
- a CDS encoding glutamate--tRNA ligase, whose amino-acid sequence MLDRAVIDALFPADLPEPEHWEQRYPARPLADGAKVTRFGPSPTGFVHIGGIYTATIDQDVARRSDGRYLVRVEDTDQSREVEGAVEQFERGFAYFRLAADEDIARGGDYGPYQQSAREEIYLSYVRHLLREGRAYIDFATKDELASITSRQQATKLPTGYYGSWALWRDAEPADVQAKLDAGEPWVVRFRAPDDTGARVRFTDAIRGTIEAEANRNDVVILKSSEQSPRLPTYHFAHAVDDHLMRVNLVIRGDEWISSVPVHQQLFDALGFEPITYAHIAPLMKQEGGSKRKLSKRKDPEASVDFYIESGYPADAVLYYLRGLANGRLAELPLEQALAEPIRLEECGVAGPLVDLVKLDDIAADHIATLSGQDILDAVRAWAGQFDPELLAVLDAEPELALRALAVEREGAENPRKDLKRWGEFRAVYGFFFPQLHAAVTGPDDERITALGVAPEVVRAVAADFVANYQQLDDGQEWFQQIRDVAAKHGFARNAKEFKKDPDAFPGSIREASQIIRIAITGSTRSPDLHSITQALGQEETLRRFAALTA is encoded by the coding sequence ATGCTGGACCGAGCCGTCATCGATGCCCTGTTCCCCGCGGACCTGCCCGAGCCCGAGCACTGGGAGCAGCGCTACCCGGCGCGGCCGCTGGCCGACGGCGCGAAGGTGACGCGGTTCGGCCCGTCGCCGACCGGGTTCGTGCACATCGGCGGCATCTACACCGCCACCATCGACCAGGACGTGGCGCGCCGCTCCGACGGCCGGTACCTGGTGCGGGTCGAGGACACCGACCAGTCGCGCGAGGTCGAGGGCGCCGTGGAGCAGTTCGAGCGCGGCTTCGCCTACTTCCGCCTGGCCGCCGACGAGGACATCGCCCGCGGCGGCGACTACGGGCCGTACCAGCAGTCGGCGCGCGAGGAGATCTACCTCAGCTACGTCCGGCACCTGCTGCGCGAGGGCCGCGCGTACATCGACTTCGCCACCAAGGACGAGCTGGCGTCGATCACCTCCCGCCAGCAGGCGACCAAGCTGCCCACCGGCTACTACGGCTCGTGGGCCCTCTGGCGCGACGCCGAGCCGGCCGACGTGCAGGCCAAGCTCGACGCCGGCGAGCCGTGGGTGGTGCGCTTCCGCGCGCCCGACGACACCGGCGCCCGGGTGCGGTTCACCGACGCCATCCGCGGCACGATCGAGGCCGAGGCCAACCGCAACGACGTGGTGATCCTCAAGAGCTCCGAGCAGAGCCCGCGGCTGCCGACCTACCACTTCGCGCACGCGGTCGACGACCACCTGATGCGCGTCAACCTGGTCATCCGCGGCGACGAGTGGATCTCCTCGGTGCCGGTGCACCAGCAGCTGTTCGACGCGCTGGGCTTCGAGCCGATCACCTACGCGCACATCGCCCCGCTGATGAAGCAGGAGGGCGGCAGCAAGCGCAAGCTGTCCAAGCGCAAGGACCCGGAGGCGTCGGTCGACTTCTACATCGAGTCCGGCTACCCGGCCGACGCGGTCCTGTACTACCTGCGCGGGCTCGCGAACGGTCGTCTCGCCGAGCTGCCGCTGGAGCAGGCGCTGGCCGAGCCGATCCGGCTGGAGGAGTGCGGCGTCGCCGGTCCGCTGGTCGACCTGGTCAAGCTCGACGACATCGCCGCCGACCACATCGCCACCCTGTCCGGGCAGGACATCCTCGACGCCGTGCGCGCGTGGGCCGGGCAGTTCGACCCCGAGCTGCTCGCGGTGCTGGACGCCGAGCCGGAGCTGGCGCTGCGCGCGCTGGCCGTCGAGCGTGAAGGGGCGGAGAACCCGCGCAAGGACCTCAAGCGGTGGGGCGAGTTCCGTGCCGTGTATGGGTTCTTCTTCCCGCAGCTGCACGCGGCCGTGACCGGGCCGGACGACGAGCGGATCACCGCGCTCGGCGTCGCGCCCGAGGTGGTGCGCGCGGTCGCCGCCGACTTCGTCGCGAACTACCAGCAGCTCGACGACGGGCAGGAGTGGTTCCAGCAGATCCGCGACGTCGCGGCCAAGCACGGTTTCGCCCGCAACGCCAAGGAGTTCAAGAAGGACCCGGACGCGTTCCCCGGCTCGATCCGTGAGGCTTCGCAGATCATCCGGATCGCGATCACCGGCTCCACCCGCAGCCCCGACCTGCACTCCATCACCCAGGCCCTGGGCCAGGAGGAGACGCTGCGGCGGTTCGCGGCCCTGACCGCGTAA
- a CDS encoding MFS transporter: MPEPAAARRPNLVVAVLAFAGIVVSLMQTLVIPLIPQLPRLLHASPSDTTWAITATLLAGAVATPTMGRLGDMYGKRRLLLASLVLLVAGSAVGAMSDSLVPMVAGRALQGLAAGVIPLGISIMRDELPAERLGSATALMSASLGVGGALGLPAAALLAERADWHLLFWVSAGLGAVALALVATIVPESRVRTGGRFDLAGAAGLSVALVGLLLGISQGADWGWGSPLTIGLFAGALAVLLVWGRWELRARQPLVDLRTSARRQVLLTNLASAVFGFAMFAMSLVLPQLLQLPASTGYGLGQSMLAVGLVMAPSGLVMMAVAPLSARISRARGPRTTLMLGAFVVALGYGVNIVLMTETWHLVLVSSVIGAGIGLAYGSMPALVMGAVPVSETAAANSLNTLMRSIGTSVSSAVSGVVLAQLTITAGGAIFPSQSGFRLVMAIGAASALLALAIISFVPRRTPSPAAAAQVPAVALN; encoded by the coding sequence ATGCCCGAGCCCGCCGCCGCCCGCCGGCCGAACCTGGTCGTCGCGGTGCTGGCCTTCGCCGGGATCGTGGTGTCGCTGATGCAGACGCTGGTGATCCCGCTGATCCCCCAGCTCCCCCGGCTGCTGCACGCCTCGCCGTCCGACACCACCTGGGCGATCACCGCGACCCTGCTCGCGGGCGCCGTGGCCACGCCGACCATGGGCCGTCTGGGCGACATGTACGGCAAACGGCGCCTGCTACTGGCCAGCCTGGTCCTGCTGGTGGCGGGCTCGGCGGTCGGCGCGATGAGCGACTCCCTGGTCCCGATGGTCGCCGGCCGCGCCCTGCAAGGACTGGCCGCGGGCGTGATCCCGCTGGGCATCAGCATCATGCGCGACGAATTGCCGGCCGAACGGCTGGGCTCGGCGACCGCGTTGATGAGCGCTTCGCTCGGCGTCGGCGGCGCGCTCGGCCTGCCCGCTGCGGCATTGCTGGCCGAACGCGCGGACTGGCACCTGCTGTTCTGGGTCTCGGCCGGGCTCGGCGCCGTCGCGCTGGCACTGGTGGCAACGATCGTGCCGGAATCGCGGGTCCGCACCGGCGGCCGGTTCGACCTGGCCGGCGCGGCCGGGCTGTCGGTCGCGCTGGTCGGCCTGCTGCTGGGCATCTCGCAGGGCGCGGACTGGGGCTGGGGCAGCCCGCTGACGATCGGCCTGTTCGCCGGCGCGCTGGCGGTGCTGCTGGTCTGGGGCCGCTGGGAGCTGCGCGCCCGGCAGCCGCTGGTCGACCTGCGCACCAGCGCGCGGCGGCAGGTGCTGCTGACCAACCTGGCATCCGCGGTGTTCGGCTTCGCGATGTTCGCGATGTCGCTGGTGCTCCCGCAGTTGCTGCAGCTGCCCGCGTCGACCGGTTACGGCCTGGGCCAGTCGATGCTGGCCGTCGGTTTGGTGATGGCACCTTCGGGGCTGGTGATGATGGCGGTAGCACCGCTGTCCGCGCGCATCTCCCGCGCCCGCGGGCCGCGGACGACGTTGATGCTGGGCGCTTTTGTCGTGGCGCTCGGGTACGGGGTGAACATCGTGCTGATGACCGAAACCTGGCACCTGGTGCTCGTGTCCAGCGTCATCGGCGCGGGCATCGGACTGGCCTACGGATCGATGCCGGCGCTGGTGATGGGCGCGGTCCCGGTGTCCGAAACCGCGGCCGCCAACAGCCTCAACACGCTGATGCGGTCGATCGGCACGTCGGTCTCCAGCGCGGTGTCCGGGGTGGTGCTGGCCCAGCTGACGATCACCGCCGGCGGCGCGATTTTCCCGTCACAGAGCGGTTTCCGCCTGGTGATGGCGATCGGCGCCGCGTCCGCACTGCTGGCGCTGGCCATCATTTCCTTCGTGCCGCGCCGGACGCCTTCACCGGCCGCCGCGGCCCAGGTTCCGGCGGTGGCGTTGAACTGA